A genome region from Flavobacterium sp. CFS9 includes the following:
- a CDS encoding type IX secretion system membrane protein PorP/SprF produces the protein MKLYIKSLESYFILICSFITFCAAAQQDPQYTQYMYNTMSVNPAYAGSTGTIEATLLHRSQWVGIDGAPETQSFSVHSPLRNEMIGLGLSVVNDKIGPSNELYIDGNFAYSIPLGYEKRLAFGLKAGMRMLNVDWSKGRFYNNNDVLLNQNINNQLKLAVGAGVYYYTNKWYVGLSVPSFIRSDYYNDIQESISYDRLHYYLMGGYVFDLNPNLKFKPAFLVKAVSGAPLTADISANFMIVEKFVVGGSYRTDDSISFLAGFQISRSFYAGYAFDYTVSGLNKYNDGSHEIILRYQFMKKQSKIKSPRFF, from the coding sequence ATGAAACTATATATAAAATCATTAGAATCGTATTTCATTTTAATATGTTCTTTTATCACATTTTGTGCCGCCGCACAACAGGATCCGCAGTACACGCAATACATGTACAATACGATGTCGGTGAATCCAGCTTATGCAGGATCTACCGGGACCATAGAGGCTACACTTTTGCATCGTTCGCAGTGGGTTGGAATTGATGGAGCACCCGAAACACAATCATTTTCTGTTCATTCACCTCTTCGAAACGAGATGATTGGTTTAGGATTAAGTGTTGTTAACGACAAAATTGGTCCGTCAAATGAGTTGTATATTGACGGTAACTTCGCTTACTCAATTCCTTTAGGGTATGAAAAAAGACTTGCGTTTGGATTAAAAGCGGGTATGCGAATGTTAAACGTAGATTGGTCAAAAGGACGATTCTATAATAACAATGATGTATTACTGAATCAGAATATTAATAATCAATTGAAACTGGCCGTAGGAGCAGGAGTTTACTACTATACTAACAAATGGTATGTTGGGCTTTCAGTTCCAAGTTTTATCAGAAGTGATTATTATAATGATATTCAGGAATCTATATCTTACGATCGATTGCATTACTACCTGATGGGAGGTTATGTTTTTGATTTGAATCCAAACTTAAAATTTAAGCCGGCATTTTTGGTAAAAGCAGTGAGTGGAGCACCACTTACTGCTGATATCTCGGCAAATTTTATGATAGTAGAAAAGTTTGTAGTAGGAGGATCTTACCGAACAGATGACTCGATAAGTTTTCTGGCAGGTTTTCAGATATCCAGAAGTTTTTATGCGGGGTATGCCTTTGATTATACCGTTAGTGGTTTGAATAAATACAACGATGGATCACATGAGATCATCTTGCGTTATCAGTTTATGAAAAAACAAAGTAAAATCAAATCACCTCGATTCTTCTAA
- a CDS encoding OmpA family protein — MKKLYILSLVLSITFGFAQKTNLKKADALFRNFSYTDAAKAYEECLQNIENPTAQTIKNAADSYYFISDGRNALRWYKRLYQIQGNNLTDIYYLRYIQCMKAVMDYDDADKITKEYLNKKGDQKEINRYVAQKKQLDSLAKTKSLYDTRNLDINTSKSDFGATFFQDRIVFSSARDTTKFADKLYNWNNQPFLNLYVAERNPADGGLFNEKLFIPNVMTKYHEATASFDAGGKTIYYTSNIVKKNKLVVDQDRINNFQILKGSLIDGKVENPQKIFFDSDDYSVGHPSLSDDGKLLFFASDMPGGYGETDLYVVKIATDGTMSSPQNLGPKVNTLGNDLFPFFRNGTLYFSSDGHYGLGDLDVYESKMLPDGSFSTPKNLGAPINSNKDDFTFVIDKTGSYGYVSSNRAGGKGDDDIYSFTKGQPVCNQNISGKAIDHKSKALLADVTIIAYDPYNEVLAETKTNFDGKYAVTIPCNKAVRLVASKFNYSDDEKKVATTKINEAEITDVDFELSNYDDLVVKKQGVEKVDVNPIYFDYDKYDITPLAATELDKVVFVMRKFPKIRIKIESHTDSRGKDAYNLKLSDNRAKSTRDYILSQGIDPGRIESAIGYGESRPINKCKNGVKCTEAEHLLNRRSDFIIIQK, encoded by the coding sequence ATGAAAAAACTATATATCCTCAGTTTAGTCTTGAGCATTACCTTTGGTTTTGCTCAAAAGACTAATTTAAAAAAAGCCGATGCATTGTTTAGAAATTTCTCTTATACCGATGCAGCTAAAGCTTACGAAGAGTGTTTACAAAATATAGAGAATCCAACAGCACAAACAATAAAGAATGCTGCAGATTCTTATTATTTTATTTCCGATGGAAGAAATGCACTTAGATGGTATAAAAGGCTCTATCAAATTCAAGGGAATAATCTGACTGATATTTATTACCTGCGCTATATTCAGTGTATGAAAGCGGTTATGGATTATGACGATGCCGATAAAATTACCAAAGAGTATCTCAATAAAAAAGGAGATCAGAAAGAGATCAATCGGTATGTTGCTCAGAAAAAACAATTAGACAGTCTGGCCAAAACAAAGTCTTTGTACGACACCAGAAACTTAGACATTAATACCAGCAAATCTGATTTTGGAGCTACATTTTTTCAGGACCGAATCGTATTTTCGTCCGCAAGAGATACTACGAAGTTTGCAGATAAACTTTACAACTGGAACAATCAGCCGTTTTTGAATTTGTATGTAGCCGAACGAAATCCTGCCGACGGAGGTCTGTTCAATGAAAAATTGTTTATACCAAATGTCATGACTAAATATCATGAAGCAACCGCATCTTTTGATGCCGGTGGAAAAACAATTTACTATACGTCTAATATTGTCAAGAAAAACAAATTAGTAGTCGACCAGGACAGAATTAATAACTTCCAAATTCTAAAAGGATCTTTAATTGACGGAAAAGTAGAAAATCCTCAAAAGATATTTTTTGACAGTGACGACTATTCGGTCGGGCATCCTAGTTTGAGTGACGATGGAAAATTACTCTTTTTCGCTTCAGATATGCCGGGAGGTTATGGCGAAACCGATTTGTATGTGGTTAAAATTGCAACTGACGGAACCATGAGTTCGCCGCAAAATCTAGGACCAAAAGTCAACACATTAGGAAATGATTTATTTCCGTTTTTTCGTAACGGAACACTTTATTTTTCTTCAGACGGACATTATGGTTTAGGAGATTTAGATGTGTACGAAAGTAAAATGTTGCCCGATGGAAGCTTTTCGACACCGAAAAATTTAGGAGCTCCGATAAACAGTAACAAAGACGATTTTACTTTTGTGATTGATAAAACCGGAAGTTATGGCTATGTGTCTTCCAACAGAGCAGGAGGAAAAGGCGATGATGATATTTATTCCTTTACTAAAGGTCAGCCCGTTTGCAATCAGAATATTTCTGGTAAGGCAATCGATCATAAATCAAAAGCACTTTTAGCCGATGTTACTATTATAGCTTATGATCCGTACAATGAAGTTTTGGCAGAAACTAAAACCAATTTTGACGGTAAATATGCTGTGACAATCCCTTGCAATAAAGCGGTTCGTTTGGTAGCTTCAAAATTTAATTACAGTGACGACGAAAAAAAGGTCGCAACAACCAAGATCAATGAAGCTGAAATTACCGATGTTGATTTTGAGCTTAGTAATTATGATGACCTGGTAGTGAAAAAACAAGGTGTCGAAAAAGTAGATGTTAACCCGATTTATTTTGATTACGACAAATACGATATTACGCCTTTAGCTGCCACTGAACTGGATAAAGTAGTATTTGTGATGCGAAAATTTCCTAAAATCCGCATCAAAATCGAGTCCCACACAGACTCTCGCGGTAAAGATGCTTATAATCTGAAACTTTCGGACAATAGAGCCAAATCGACACGCGATTATATTCTTTCGCAGGGAATTGACCCGGGAAGAATCGAAAGTGCTATTGGTTATGGTGAAAGCCGTCCGATCAATAAATGTAAAAATGGTGTAAAATGTACTGAAGCAGAACATTTGTTAAACAGACGCTCAGACTTTATTATAATTCAAAAATAG
- the ligA gene encoding NAD-dependent DNA ligase LigA gives MSTQETIQALRNELNQHNYNYYVLDNATISDYDFDIKLKELQDLENKHPEFFDENSPTQRVGGAVTKNFKTIAHQYRMYSLDNSYSKEDLLDWETRIQKVLGNVELQYTCELKYDGASISITYENGKLVQALTRGDGFQGDEVTNNIKTIKSIPLQLKGNYPDKFDIRGEIILPFAGFEKMNQDLIEIGETPYSNPRNTASGSLKLQDSAEVAKRPLECLLYFVTGNNLPFTSQFEGLESARNWGFKVPNEAKLVQNMQEVFDFIDYWDVHRHNLPYETDGVVVKVNSIQHQEELGYTAKSPRWAIAYKFKSEQVSTKLQSISYQVGRTGAITPVANLEPVQLAGTIVKRASLHNADQIEKLDIRINDTVFVEKGGEIIPKIIAVDLSKRPEDSEVTAYITHCPECQTELIRNEGEANHYCPNFYGCPPQIIGRIQHYISRKAMDIEGLGGETVALLFNNKLVHNYADLYELKVEDILPLERMAQKSAENLVKGVEKSKEIPFESVLFALGIRFVGETVAKKLAKHYKNIDALRQATLMDLILVDEIGERIAKSVIEFFENEENQKIIDRLKSYGIQFEIVEKINPNATEKFIGKTFVVSGVFTQFSRDELKKTIEDNGGKVGSSISAKTDFVVAGDNMGPAKLEKAGKLNIPILSEEDFINKLNESE, from the coding sequence ATGAGTACTCAAGAAACAATTCAGGCTTTACGAAACGAACTTAATCAGCACAATTACAATTATTATGTGTTAGACAACGCTACAATTTCTGATTATGATTTTGATATTAAGCTAAAGGAGCTTCAGGATTTAGAAAATAAACATCCTGAGTTTTTTGATGAAAATTCGCCAACTCAAAGAGTAGGAGGTGCTGTGACTAAGAATTTTAAAACAATTGCACACCAGTATCGCATGTATTCCCTGGATAATTCTTATTCTAAAGAAGATCTGTTAGATTGGGAAACTAGAATTCAGAAAGTTTTAGGAAATGTAGAGCTGCAATATACCTGCGAATTAAAATACGATGGCGCTTCCATCAGTATTACTTATGAAAACGGAAAACTGGTTCAGGCCTTAACAAGAGGAGACGGTTTTCAGGGAGATGAGGTAACCAACAACATCAAAACCATAAAGTCGATTCCTTTGCAATTAAAAGGAAACTACCCGGACAAATTTGATATTAGAGGAGAAATAATCCTGCCTTTTGCCGGTTTCGAAAAAATGAATCAGGATTTAATTGAAATTGGAGAAACACCTTACTCAAATCCCAGAAATACAGCTTCAGGAAGTTTGAAATTACAGGATAGTGCTGAGGTTGCCAAACGTCCGCTGGAATGTTTACTGTATTTTGTTACAGGAAACAATCTTCCGTTTACTTCCCAGTTTGAAGGATTGGAATCTGCCAGAAATTGGGGATTCAAAGTGCCTAACGAAGCAAAACTGGTACAAAATATGCAGGAAGTTTTCGACTTCATTGATTATTGGGACGTACACCGCCACAATTTACCTTATGAAACCGATGGTGTAGTGGTGAAAGTAAACAGCATTCAGCATCAGGAAGAATTAGGATACACCGCAAAATCGCCACGTTGGGCTATTGCTTATAAATTCAAATCAGAACAGGTTTCTACTAAACTTCAGTCTATTTCGTATCAGGTAGGTCGTACAGGAGCAATAACACCTGTAGCCAATTTAGAGCCGGTACAACTGGCCGGAACCATTGTAAAAAGAGCCTCTTTGCACAATGCGGATCAGATTGAAAAATTGGATATCAGAATCAATGACACCGTTTTCGTAGAAAAAGGAGGAGAGATCATTCCAAAAATAATTGCTGTAGATCTGTCCAAACGCCCTGAAGATTCAGAAGTTACTGCATACATCACGCATTGTCCGGAATGTCAAACCGAATTGATTCGAAACGAAGGAGAAGCCAATCATTATTGCCCTAACTTTTATGGATGTCCACCCCAGATTATAGGAAGGATTCAACATTACATTTCAAGAAAAGCAATGGATATTGAAGGCCTTGGCGGTGAAACAGTTGCCTTGCTTTTCAATAATAAATTGGTGCATAATTATGCCGATTTGTATGAATTAAAAGTAGAAGATATTTTACCTTTAGAGAGAATGGCGCAAAAATCTGCCGAGAATCTGGTAAAAGGAGTTGAAAAATCAAAAGAAATCCCATTTGAAAGCGTTCTTTTCGCCTTAGGAATTCGTTTTGTAGGTGAAACGGTTGCTAAAAAACTGGCGAAACATTATAAAAATATTGATGCATTGCGTCAGGCCACCCTGATGGATTTGATTTTGGTAGATGAAATTGGAGAAAGAATCGCTAAAAGTGTAATTGAGTTTTTTGAAAACGAAGAGAATCAGAAAATTATTGACCGTCTCAAAAGTTACGGCATTCAGTTTGAAATTGTAGAGAAGATAAACCCGAATGCGACCGAAAAATTTATCGGAAAAACATTTGTGGTTTCAGGAGTTTTTACTCAATTCTCAAGAGATGAATTGAAGAAAACTATTGAAGACAATGGTGGTAAGGTAGGAAGCTCTATTTCGGCAAAAACAGATTTTGTCGTCGCAGGAGATAATATGGGACCGGCAAAATTAGAAAAGGCCGGTAAGTTAAATATCCCTATACTGTCTGAAGAAGATTTTATAAACAAATTAAATGAAAGCGAATAA
- a CDS encoding lysoplasmalogenase family protein: MKANKPSLILFFLALLCTAIFDWTELFLFATYAKAIVIPSIFIYFLISTEFNIGKIEGVIFLFSFVGQVFNLMDIESSELGGVLCFLVVYLLIIRLYLGGHEKIKLEKKDFLPVSIVVIFIVYLLVSALGMQFDNMKRFSMIYVIYGIVLSVLSFFSFVSYITKGTYLALLMSLMAISYIFSDIFYIFNEYFSYSVVLVLIRDVTQILAYFFMVEYFLERTKTKKKKSAKQ, from the coding sequence ATGAAAGCGAATAAACCGTCGTTGATTTTATTTTTTTTAGCATTATTATGCACGGCCATTTTTGACTGGACCGAGCTGTTTTTATTTGCGACTTATGCCAAAGCCATTGTAATTCCTTCGATTTTTATTTACTTTTTGATTAGTACCGAATTTAATATCGGGAAAATCGAAGGGGTTATCTTTTTATTCAGTTTTGTTGGTCAGGTGTTTAATCTAATGGATATCGAAAGTTCTGAACTAGGGGGAGTCTTGTGCTTTCTGGTCGTTTACCTTTTAATTATCCGACTTTATCTGGGAGGACATGAAAAAATAAAACTGGAAAAAAAAGATTTTCTTCCAGTTTCTATAGTAGTTATTTTTATTGTATATCTCTTAGTATCAGCGCTGGGAATGCAATTTGATAATATGAAGCGCTTTAGTATGATTTATGTGATCTACGGAATCGTCTTAAGTGTGTTAAGCTTTTTTTCTTTTGTGAGTTATATTACAAAAGGAACTTATTTAGCTTTACTCATGTCATTAATGGCAATTTCTTATATCTTTTCAGACATATTTTATATTTTCAATGAATACTTTTCCTATTCCGTAGTTCTGGTATTGATCCGGGATGTCACCCAAATTTTAGCGTACTTTTTTATGGTCGAGTACTTTCTGGAAAGAACGAAAACCAAGAAAAAGAAAAGCGCTAAACAATAA
- a CDS encoding bifunctional UDP-sugar hydrolase/5'-nucleotidase gives MKRREFIEKTAASTALLSLGLSLSSFENNDIKHLTILHTNDVHSHIDPFPADDPRNPNKGGVSRRAALIETIRRENPNVLLLDAGDIFQGTPYFNYYGGELEFKLMSMMKYDASTIGNHDFDNGLDGLHAQMPHASFDFICSNYDFKNTVMNGLVKPYKIFNKNGIKVGVFGLGIELAGLVDKQLYKETVYNNPVEIAQDMTQLLKKEEKCDLVVCLSHLGYKYKDDESKICDLKLAAQTQDIDLIIGGHTHTFLDKPTVVKNKANQDVLVNQVGCYGINLGRIDFYFDKNKAHTNEGKSIIV, from the coding sequence ATGAAAAGAAGAGAATTTATCGAAAAAACAGCTGCAAGTACTGCCTTATTAAGTTTAGGTTTGTCGTTGAGCAGTTTTGAAAATAACGATATCAAACACTTAACCATTCTACATACTAACGATGTTCACAGTCATATTGATCCATTTCCGGCTGATGATCCCCGTAATCCAAACAAAGGTGGTGTCTCACGCAGAGCTGCACTTATAGAAACGATTCGCAGAGAAAATCCAAATGTACTTTTATTGGATGCCGGTGATATTTTTCAGGGAACTCCTTACTTTAATTATTATGGAGGGGAACTGGAATTTAAATTAATGAGTATGATGAAGTACGACGCATCGACTATTGGAAACCACGATTTCGACAATGGTCTTGACGGATTGCACGCACAAATGCCTCACGCTAGTTTTGATTTTATCTGTTCGAACTACGATTTCAAAAATACAGTGATGAACGGTCTTGTAAAACCCTATAAAATTTTCAATAAAAACGGAATTAAAGTAGGTGTCTTTGGTTTAGGAATCGAGCTCGCAGGACTGGTTGACAAGCAACTGTACAAAGAAACGGTTTACAACAATCCGGTAGAAATTGCGCAGGATATGACGCAATTGTTAAAGAAAGAAGAGAAATGCGATTTAGTAGTTTGTCTGTCTCACCTTGGATACAAGTACAAAGACGATGAATCTAAAATTTGTGATTTAAAACTGGCTGCTCAGACTCAGGATATTGATTTGATTATTGGAGGTCATACACACACTTTCTTAGACAAGCCAACTGTTGTAAAAAACAAAGCCAATCAGGATGTTTTGGTGAATCAGGTAGGCTGCTACGGAATCAATTTAGGAAGAATAGATTTTTACTTCGATAAAAATAAAGCTCACACAAACGAAGGGAAATCAATTATTGTTTAG
- a CDS encoding 5'-nucleotidase C-terminal domain-containing protein, with protein MVKLKKYNGVLKLFVIFLTLFFIFSCSQKNYNLTKIEGKLLPITEKGTETPAIENFIKPYRDHINKDLDNILAYCPETLDKSTGKWQTSIGNLMADVCVKRGNLVFEAREKKTIDLCLLNHGGIRAILPKGNVTTRTAFEIMPFENSMVVMALKGDQILELTSYIIKAQKAQPLSGMTFTIAKDKTAKNIMIQGKPLDLNKIYYVATNDYLANGGDSMSFFAKSVQKYDLNYKLRDVLIDYFKEVDTIPVAKDIRITEE; from the coding sequence ATGGTAAAACTAAAAAAGTATAACGGAGTTTTGAAACTTTTTGTTATATTCTTAACACTTTTTTTTATATTTTCCTGTAGCCAGAAAAATTATAATCTAACAAAAATTGAAGGAAAGCTACTTCCGATAACTGAAAAAGGAACTGAAACTCCTGCAATTGAGAACTTTATTAAACCTTATCGTGATCATATCAATAAGGATTTGGATAATATTCTGGCTTATTGCCCTGAAACTCTTGATAAAAGCACAGGAAAATGGCAAACCAGCATTGGCAACCTTATGGCTGACGTTTGTGTTAAAAGAGGAAACCTTGTTTTTGAGGCACGCGAGAAGAAAACTATCGATTTATGTTTATTAAATCATGGCGGTATCCGAGCGATATTACCTAAAGGAAACGTAACAACCAGAACAGCATTTGAAATCATGCCTTTTGAAAACAGTATGGTGGTTATGGCTTTAAAGGGGGATCAAATTTTAGAATTGACTTCCTATATTATTAAGGCGCAAAAAGCACAACCCTTATCAGGCATGACTTTTACAATTGCAAAAGATAAGACTGCAAAGAATATTATGATTCAGGGAAAACCTCTTGATCTTAATAAAATTTACTATGTAGCAACAAATGATTATTTGGCAAATGGCGGAGACAGTATGTCTTTTTTCGCAAAAAGTGTTCAAAAATATGATCTGAACTACAAACTGAGAGATGTATTAATTGATTACTTCAAAGAAGTTGATACGATTCCGGTAGCAAAAGACATCCGAATTACAGAAGAATAA
- the dapA gene encoding 4-hydroxy-tetrahydrodipicolinate synthase — MQSLIGTGVALVTPFKKDFSVDIEALQRIVNFSIDGGVEYLVVMGTTAENATLTQAEKELVIKTVIDTNKGRLPLVLGVGGNNTMQIVEELKTGDFSAFEAILSVSPYYNKPTQEGIYQHFKAIAEASPIPVILYNVPGRTSSNMLPSTVIRLANDFANVVAIKEAAGDMAQALQLIKNAPEGFLIISGDDMIALPIVLAGGAGVISVIGQGFPKEFTEMIRLGLNKKVTEAFKTQYLLSDCIDMIFEQGNPAGIKQVFQALGIAENTVRLPLVTVDDSLAGRLNEFVKNSIK; from the coding sequence ATGCAATCATTAATAGGAACTGGTGTTGCCCTTGTAACCCCATTTAAAAAAGACTTTTCAGTAGATATCGAAGCTTTACAGCGTATCGTTAATTTTTCGATAGACGGTGGTGTTGAATATCTTGTAGTTATGGGAACAACGGCAGAAAATGCTACTCTGACACAAGCCGAAAAAGAACTGGTGATTAAAACGGTTATTGATACTAATAAAGGAAGACTTCCTTTAGTACTTGGAGTAGGAGGAAATAATACCATGCAGATAGTAGAAGAATTAAAAACAGGAGATTTTTCTGCTTTTGAAGCGATACTCTCCGTTTCTCCTTATTATAACAAGCCAACACAGGAAGGAATCTATCAGCATTTTAAAGCTATTGCGGAAGCTTCTCCAATTCCTGTGATTTTATATAATGTTCCGGGAAGAACATCCAGTAACATGCTGCCGTCAACAGTAATTCGTTTGGCGAATGATTTTGCTAATGTGGTAGCAATTAAAGAAGCTGCCGGAGATATGGCTCAGGCTTTACAGTTGATTAAAAATGCTCCGGAAGGTTTTCTGATTATTTCAGGAGATGATATGATTGCTTTACCAATTGTTTTGGCAGGTGGAGCAGGGGTGATTTCGGTTATTGGACAAGGTTTTCCAAAAGAATTTACAGAAATGATTCGTTTAGGACTCAATAAAAAGGTAACTGAAGCGTTTAAAACACAGTATCTTTTGTCTGATTGTATTGATATGATTTTTGAGCAGGGAAATCCTGCCGGAATTAAACAAGTTTTTCAAGCCCTTGGTATTGCTGAGAACACAGTACGTTTACCATTGGTAACTGTTGATGATTCATTAGCAGGCAGATTGAATGAATTTGTGAAAAACAGCATTAAATAA
- a CDS encoding outer membrane protein assembly factor BamD, which translates to MKKIVSLLIVVVLFCSCSEYQKALKNDDVAAKFEVATKMYDAGKYSKAIRLFEQLASSYRGKPQAEKLFYMFSQSYYKTKQYYLAGYQFESFVSGYPRSEKVQEAAFLGAYSYSKLAPVYSLDQTDTVKALEKLQTFIESYPNSEYIAQANEAVKVLNGKLEKKAYENAKGYNTISDYKSALIAFDNFIADFPGTPLKEDALFYKYDSAYKLAINSIPSKMEERLNVAKVAYGNLIKFNSATKYKKEADEMNARVETDLQKFTK; encoded by the coding sequence ATGAAAAAAATAGTATCTCTGTTAATTGTTGTTGTCCTTTTTTGTTCTTGTAGCGAATACCAAAAGGCATTAAAGAACGATGATGTTGCTGCAAAATTCGAAGTGGCAACGAAAATGTACGATGCAGGTAAATATTCAAAAGCCATACGTCTTTTTGAACAATTGGCATCTTCTTACAGAGGGAAGCCTCAGGCAGAGAAATTATTTTACATGTTCTCACAATCTTATTACAAAACAAAGCAATATTACTTAGCGGGTTATCAGTTTGAGAGTTTCGTTTCTGGTTATCCTCGAAGTGAAAAAGTTCAGGAAGCTGCTTTTTTAGGAGCGTACAGCTATTCTAAATTAGCACCTGTTTACAGCCTGGATCAGACAGATACTGTAAAAGCTTTAGAGAAATTACAGACTTTTATTGAAAGTTACCCAAATTCTGAGTATATCGCTCAGGCAAATGAAGCTGTAAAAGTTTTGAATGGTAAACTGGAGAAAAAAGCATACGAAAACGCTAAAGGTTACAATACAATTTCTGATTACAAATCAGCATTAATTGCTTTTGATAATTTTATTGCTGATTTTCCGGGAACACCGTTAAAAGAAGATGCATTGTTTTATAAATACGATTCAGCATATAAATTAGCAATTAACAGTATTCCTTCAAAAATGGAAGAGCGTTTAAATGTGGCTAAAGTAGCTTATGGAAACTTAATTAAGTTTAATAGTGCTACGAAGTATAAAAAAGAGGCAGATGAAATGAATGCCAGAGTGGAAACAGATTTACAAAAATTTACTAAATAA
- a CDS encoding DNA-directed RNA polymerase subunit omega: MDLKKTNAPVNTITYNKTVIEEPTGNVYEAITIMAKRANQINSEIKKELTEKLEEFATYNDSLEEVFENKEQIEVSKFYEKLPKPHALAVQEWLDGKTYHRGSNK, from the coding sequence ATGGATTTAAAAAAGACGAATGCTCCTGTAAATACAATAACTTACAATAAAACGGTTATTGAAGAGCCAACAGGAAATGTGTATGAAGCAATTACCATTATGGCTAAAAGAGCAAATCAAATTAACTCTGAAATTAAAAAAGAATTGACAGAGAAATTAGAAGAGTTTGCTACTTATAACGACAGTCTTGAAGAAGTTTTTGAAAATAAAGAACAAATCGAAGTTTCTAAATTTTACGAAAAATTACCAAAACCTCACGCTTTAGCAGTTCAGGAGTGGTTAGACGGTAAAACATACCACAGAGGTTCAAACAAATAA
- the coaBC gene encoding bifunctional phosphopantothenoylcysteine decarboxylase/phosphopantothenate--cysteine ligase CoaBC, whose product MSVLNGKKILLGVSGGIAAYKTASLVRLFIKAGAHVQVIMTPASKDFVTPLTLSTLSKNPVHSSFFNQDDEDAVWNNHVDLALWADLMLIAPATSNTLSKMTTGNSDNLLVATYLSAKCPVYFAPAMDLDMYKHPSVLSSFTALKSFGNIMIPAESGELASGLSGEGRMAEPENIIAFLEADLESKLPLKGKKILITAGPTYEAIDPVRFIGNHSSGKMGFDLANEAANLGAQVILVAGPTHYKAKNSLVEVINVVSAQEMYEACHECFNDVDVAIAAAAVADYRPKVVASQKIKKAADEFSIELEKTKDILASLGAIKKNQFLIGFALETENEIENAKLKIQKKNLDLIVLNSLQDEGAGFKKETNKVTFIDQGFKIEPMELKSKESVAVDILNKVILHFAKS is encoded by the coding sequence ATGTCAGTTTTAAACGGGAAGAAAATTTTACTAGGGGTTTCTGGTGGAATTGCAGCCTATAAAACAGCCTCATTAGTACGACTCTTTATAAAAGCAGGTGCACATGTCCAAGTGATAATGACACCTGCTTCTAAGGATTTTGTAACTCCACTTACTTTATCTACACTATCAAAAAATCCGGTACATTCCAGTTTCTTTAATCAGGATGATGAAGATGCTGTTTGGAACAATCACGTTGATTTGGCTCTTTGGGCCGATTTGATGCTGATTGCACCTGCAACATCCAATACCTTGTCTAAAATGACAACCGGAAACAGCGATAATCTTTTAGTTGCTACTTATTTATCAGCCAAATGTCCGGTTTATTTTGCACCGGCAATGGATTTGGACATGTACAAACATCCTTCGGTTTTGTCTAGTTTTACGGCTTTAAAAAGTTTCGGGAACATTATGATTCCGGCTGAAAGCGGTGAGTTAGCCAGCGGTTTATCCGGAGAAGGAAGAATGGCTGAACCCGAAAATATTATTGCCTTTCTGGAAGCCGATTTAGAAAGTAAATTGCCTTTAAAAGGAAAAAAAATACTAATTACTGCCGGTCCTACATACGAAGCGATCGATCCTGTGCGTTTTATAGGAAATCATTCTTCGGGAAAAATGGGTTTTGATCTGGCAAATGAAGCCGCAAACTTAGGTGCTCAGGTGATTTTAGTTGCAGGACCTACACATTATAAGGCTAAGAATAGTTTAGTAGAAGTAATCAATGTAGTTTCGGCACAGGAAATGTACGAGGCTTGTCATGAGTGTTTTAATGATGTTGATGTAGCAATCGCTGCTGCTGCAGTAGCTGATTACAGGCCAAAAGTAGTCGCTTCACAAAAGATTAAGAAAGCAGCAGATGAATTTTCGATCGAACTTGAAAAAACAAAAGATATTCTGGCTTCATTAGGAGCGATAAAGAAAAATCAGTTTTTAATTGGATTTGCATTGGAAACTGAGAATGAAATTGAAAATGCGAAGCTGAAAATTCAGAAAAAAAACTTAGATTTGATTGTTCTAAATTCCTTACAAGATGAAGGGGCTGGTTTTAAAAAAGAAACCAATAAAGTAACCTTTATTGATCAGGGGTTTAAAATAGAACCAATGGAATTAAAATCAAAAGAATCTGTTGCTGTTGATATTTTAAATAAAGTGATTTTGCATTTTGCGAAATCATAA